The following are encoded together in the Bubalus kerabau isolate K-KA32 ecotype Philippines breed swamp buffalo chromosome 3, PCC_UOA_SB_1v2, whole genome shotgun sequence genome:
- the ID4 gene encoding DNA-binding protein inhibitor ID-4, with protein MKAVSPVRPSGRKAPSGCGGGGGGELALRCLAEHGHSLGGSAAAAAAAAAARCKAAEAAADEPALCLQCDMNDCYSRLRRLVPTIPPNKKVSKVELLQHVIDYILDLQLALETHPALLRQPPPPAPPHLPAGTCPAAPPRTPLTALNTDPAGAVNKQGDSILCR; from the exons ATGAAGGCGGTGAGCCCGGTGCGCCCCTCGGGCCGCAAGGCGCCGTcgggctgcggcggcggcggcggtggcgagCTGGCGCTGCGCTGCCTGGCCGAGCACGGCCACAGCCTGGGCGGCTCGGCGGCCGCGGCTGCGGCCGCGGCGGCCGCGCGCTGCAAGGCAGCCGAGGCGGCGGCCGACGAGCCGGCGCTGTGCCTGCAGTGCGATATGAACGACTGCTACAGCCGCCTGCGGAGGCTGGTGCCCACCATCCCGCCCAACAAGAAAGTCAGCAAAGTAGAGCTCCTGCAGCACGTTATCGACTACATCCTGGATCTGCAGCTGGCGCTGGAGACGCACccggctctgctgaggcagccgccgccgcccgcgccgcCGCACCTCCCGGCCGGGACCTGCCCGGCCGCGCCGCCGCGGACCCCTCTCACCGCGCTCAACACCGACCCG GCCGGCGCGGTGAACAAGCAGGGCGACAGCATTCTCTGCCGCTGA